DNA from Candidatus Cloacimonas acidaminovorans str. Evry:
TGATGCCAAAGCAGAGGACTATTCAGCTGCTCTTGGCGCTTATGAAGTTACCCCTATCAATCTGATTTCCGCTTTCACAACTTTTCCCAATAACGGTTTCCGCACAAAACCCGTGTTTATTACCAAAGTGGAAGATGTAAATGGAAAAGTTCTGGAACGCAGTAGTACTGCAAAATATGATGTTACCACTCCCCAAGTTGCTTTTATAATGACCTCTTTGCTGCAATCAGTAGTCACTTCCGGAACGGGAGCTGCTGCCAGAAACAATTATTATTGGCAGGCAGCAGGAAAAACAGGAACTTCCAGTGATCATCGTGATGCTTGGTTTATTGGCTTTAACCGTAAATATACTTTAGGCATTTGGAACGGCTTTGATAACAATGCTGCCATTTCTGCCAGTGCAAGTTGTGCTCCTATTTGGGGTCAAATTATGACCAAGGCAATTCGTAACGAAAATAAAGGACGCCTACCTAAAAGTGATGATCCCCGCTATAGTTTTGTAGTTCCGGATAAAATTGTGAAGAGAACTATCAATCCTAAAACCGGTTTTGTTTCGGAATATGGCATTGAAGAATACTTTATTGAGGATAATATTCCGCCTGCTCGTTCCGATACTTTAAGCTATAATTATTATCCCACCCGTTGGGAAAATCCCTAATATGAAGGAAAGTTAAGAGTGTATAACATTCTTTTTTATATTCTCTGTGTGCTTGTTTCAACGGGTTGCATAACCTATCTTGTTTTATGTATCCGTTTCGTGTATGGTTTTAAGCACTATAAACCCGTTTTCAGTTTTAAAAAAAGGACAGTGAGTGTGGTTATTGCTGCCCGTAATGAAGCTAAGAACTTACAGGATTTATTGCTGTGTTTGCTCAATCAGGATTATCCCTCAGAGCTTTTTGAGGTTATATTAGCCGATGATGATTCTGAAGATGAAACCGCGGAGGTAGCAAACAAGTATATTGAAGCAGGTCTAAATTTACATTATTTGAAAATTACGGGACGGGAAAATGTCCTTTCCCCCAAAAAGAAAGCTCTGGAAGATGCTGTTTATACTGCCCAGGGAGAAATTATTCTTTCAACTGATGCAGATTGTATTGTTCCGACTACCTGGATTTCTTCTATGGTCTCTCTCTTTACAGATGATGTTTCTATGGTTGCAGGTTATTCCAGAACTTTGCTTCCCGATTGGAAGAAGGCATCTCTCGTGCAAAAATATGAACATTTGGATTATGCTTTATCCTATATAGCTTTAGCGGGTTGTTATACAATTGGTAAAAGTTGGGCATGTGTAGGACAAAATTTAGCTTACAGACGTTCTGCTTTTTATGATGTAGGGGGCTTTAGTAAAATAAAACATTTGCTTTCAGGGGATGATGTAAATTTACTGCAGTTAATGCGTAATAAGGGTTATAAAATTATTTTCAATTTCTCACCTTCCAGTTTTGTTTATACTCAGCCGATTCAATCCTGGAAACAACTAATCAATAAACGCAGTCGTTGGACTTCCAATATGAAATACCAGCTGAAGTTCAATCCGGAGTTCTATTTTATTCTATTTTCGCTTGCCTGTTTATATTGGGGCGGGTTGATAATGCTGTTTTTTAATTATAAATTAGCTTTGTTTATTTTGGCTTACCGCATTATTATAGAAAACATCATTTTCAATTTTCCCCGTTCGCGTTTTGGAATTACGAAAGAAATAATGAAGTTTTATCCTGTGTGGCTAATTATTCAGAGTTTTTTTCTGGTGTTTACAATGATACTGGGTCAGTTCAATATTTTTGTGTGGCACGGCAAAAGACCCAACAATAAAAGGAATAAAAATGCAAACCGTAATCTTTGATGATGATGCACTATCCAATCTTTATCCTTTAACTTTAAACAGAAGTATTGGAGACCTGCGTTGTGGAATAACTAAATTGCGTCAACGCTTAGAGAGTATTTTTTGCGATTCGGAAGAGACCTGTGTGATTATAGCTGAAAATCTTGTTCCGTTATACCAAGAAAGGCATCCCGATTGGATAATCAATTCTGCCGTAAGAGGAGAAAAACTTTATTTGAATTCCCGGATTGTTATCACTGCTGATGCTGTGGAACAAATACAAAAACTTGATTTCGGTTCCTGTTTATATGCAGGACAGAACATTGTAGCTATAAAGGTGAAGGATACTTCTATTTTTCCTGATGTAGCTAAACTGAAGAAAAAACTCTGCAACATTAAACTCTACAACTGCCTTGCAGATATCATTCAAGATAATTCCAGAATGCTTATGCGGGATTATCATCTCCATTTTTATGATGGCGAAAATTACTTTGAAACCGAACCGGGAGTTACTGTTTTGCATCCTTACAATGTTTGGGTGGGCGAAGGAGCGGAATTTTCACCGGGTGTAATTTTGGATGCTTCGGAAGGACCTGTTGTAATTGATACGGGAGCACGTATAATGGCTAATGCTGTTCTTTGCGGTCCTGTTTATTTAGGTAAAAAATCTCTCGTTAAGATTGGTGCTAAAATTTACGGGGGCACTTCCATCGGACCCGTTTGTAAAGTGGGTGGAGAGGTTGAAGGAACAATTTTTCAGGGTTATAGTAATAAGCAACATGACGGTTTTTTAGGGCATTCCTATATCGGTGAATGGGTAAATATAGGTGCCGATACCAATAATAGTGACCTGAAAAATACTTACAAGACCGTAGCTTATTATTCCTATACCCATAAAGCTAAAATTGACTCCGGAAATCAATTTTTAGGTTGCATAATTGGAGACCACAGCAAAACAGGTATTAATTGCAGTATCAATACCGGAACTGTAATCGGCATTGGGTGTAATCTTTACGGACCGAATTTAATTCGTGATTTTATTCCCGATTTTTCCTGGGGAGAAGCAGAAAAATTAGAAAAATACCGTTTCCAGGAGTTTTGTGAAACGGCAGAAATAGTTAAACAGCGGCGTAATTTAAGCTTCACCGCAACTGAAAAAGAACTGTATAAAAATATATATAATATGAGGATATAATGCCGGACTTTATAGAAGTGATATTTAGAACGGGACGAATTGGCTATTACCAAAATACCAAGGGCTTGAATATTCAACCCGAAGACATTATTGTAGTAGAAGTGGAAAGGGGTGACGATATAGCTCAGGTAATTCATCTGGGCATCAATGAAGAAGAATTGGATGCTCAGGTTTTAACAGGAAAAACATTAAGTATCCGACGCCAGGCAAATTCGGAAGACCTGGAAAAAATGAAAAATCTCAGTTATGAAGAGGATAAAGCCGCTAAGACCTTTCTGGGTGTTCTGGACCATTACCCTTTTGAAATGAAACTGATTGAAACAATTTACCAGTTTGACGGTAATAAATTAACCTTTTTCTTCACTGCAGATGGCAGAATTGATTTTAGAAACTTTGTTCGGGAATTGGCTAATATTTTTAAAACCCGCATTGAACTTCATCAAACAACGGGTAGAGATGAAGCACGTCGTTTAGGTGGTTTTGGAATGTGCGGGAAACAATATTGTTGCGGCAGTTTTTTAAAACGCTTCAATCAGGTTACCATCAAAATGGCTAAAGACCAAAATCTGGCAGGTAATTTAACCAAAATTTCCGGACCTTGCGGGCGTTTGCTTTGCTGTTTAAATTTTGAAGAGGATTTTTATGTGGAAGAAGCCAAGGGTTTTCCTTTAGTTGGCACCTTAGTTACCTATCAGAATACAAAAATGATGGTTTTCCGTCTTAATGTTTTAGCCAAAAAAGTGATGCTTGCCAGTGAGGAAGGTATAATTCAAGAAATTGATTTAGATGAATTTTCCCGTCTTCCGGTTATTAGTGTTCCCATCCTGGAAGAATGCTAACTAATATTTTTTCTTTAATGCCGGAAGACCTGGCAAAAAGCATTATCAGCAGGCAACCCGATTTACCTGAATATAGAATTAAGCAGGTTCTTTCCTGGTTATATAAGTTTTATCTCAATGAACCGGAAAAAATGACTAATCTGCCTGAGGAATTCAGGGCATTTTTAAAGACCAATTATTCCTTCTTTTTACCTGAAATAGAAAGCAAACTGGTGTCCCAAGACGGAGCTGTAAAGTATCGTTTGCTTTTAGAGGATGGCAAAATAATTGAAAGTGTTTTAATTCCTGCAGAGAAGAAGAATACACTTTGCCTTTCTACTCAGGTTGGTTGTGCCCGCAATTGCAAATTTTGTGCTACGGGAAAAATGGGTTTGATCAGAAATTTGGCAACTCAGGAAATTATAGGGCAGGTAATTATAGCCAGTAAAGAACTAAAAAATAGCGGTACGGCAAAGCTTACAAATCTCGTTTTAATGGGAATGGGTGAACCGATGGATAACCTGAAAAATGTTCTTATGGCACTCCAAATTTTGCAAAGCAATGCAGGGTTTTCTTTCAGTCCAAGACGCATAACGGTTTCTACCTGTGGAGTTGTTCCCGGCATTATAGCTCTTGCAGATAGCGGAATTAAAGCCAAACTTGCCCTTTCCCTAACTTCCGCTATTCAGTCCAAACGCCGGAAATTAATGCCTGTAAGCGATCAATATAACCTTATTCAGCTAAAACAGGCATTATTATATTACCTAAGAAAAACTTCCTTTCGCATAACTATTGAATATATCCTCATTCCGAACTTTAATATGGATAGTGAAGACCTTGCCGCTTTAAGAAAATTCACCGGTGACCTGTCCTGTAAAATAAATTTTATCCCTTACAATCCAGGCAGGAATTCCCCCTTTAGAGCTCCTACAGAAACAGAAATTAAGGACTTTATGCAAAGAGCGCAAAAATTGCCCCAGGCAATAACTTTACGCAAAAGCAGAGGAGCAGATATTTTTGGCGCCTGCGGACAACTTACAAAAAATAATCTGGGAGAAAAGAAATGAAAGATATTCCTCACATTGCTAAAGAACTTTTTGGCGACAATCATCCCGCTCAATGTAACGGTGGACATATCATTTGTCTGAACTGTTATCATTGTCATTTAAAATTCCCCGATCAAATTTATGATCCCCATCAGGGTTTGGCTTCCGTGATAGATGCTACAATTCTAAAGGCAGAAACCAAAAAAGAAGAGGTAACAGAACTCTGTAAAACGGCAAATCAATACAAAACTGCTTCCGTTTGTGTTAATTCACATTTTATCCCTTTAGCGAAAGGACTTCTGGAAAAACCGGTTAAAAGTTGCACCGTTATCAATTTTCCCTTGGGAGCATCTTGTCCCCAAGCAATTGTTAATGAGGCAAAAGCGGTTTTGGAAATCGGAGCGGAAGAAGTGGATTTGGTTCAGAACTTAAGTGCTTTTTTAAGTGGTGATTACGATAACGATTTGCAATGTATGCAAGAAGTGGTTAAATTATGTAAGAAGCATAAGGCGTTGCTGAAAGTTATTCTGGAGACCTGCTATCTTACCGAAGAACAAATAATTATCAGTTGCTTGCTGGCAAAAAAAGCAGGAGCGGATTTTGTGAAGACCTCTACCGGCTTTGGAACTGCAGGTGCTACTAAGGAAAATGTCACATTAATGCGTAAAGTTGTAGGACCTAAAATCGGAGTGAAAGCAGCAGGCGGAATTAGAACCAAAGAACAAGCACTGGCAATGCTTTCTGCAGGTGCCAACAGAATCGGAGCTTCCAGTGTGAAGACAATTTTACAGTAAGGATTACACACAATGAAAGTAAATATTGCCGGATTCAATATAGATAAAGAACTTATTGATAAACTGAATAGTCCTTTGGCTACTCCTGAATTGATTTCCGCCTCTTATGCCCGTATCAGCAGAAGCAATAAAAGCATAGAAGAATTAAGAAAAGAAGCAATGAAAGAACTGGAAAAGGCAAGAAAAACCAATACCAATATTATCTTTGCAATGGGTCATAGCTCTGTGGCAGAACATTCGGTATTTAATATTGATCTAATCGGTGTTTCCAGGGCGTTAACAGAATTGATTCAGCGCAGCAGAATTGCTTCCTTCACGGAAAAATCTCAACGCTATGTAACTTTTAGCAAGGATTATGTTGTCCCTGCAGAATTTGCGAATCGTCCCAAACTGAAACAGCCCTACAAGAAACTGATGGACGAACTTTTTGCCGAATATGAATTAAGTTTTAACGCCTTAAATGAACTGTATAAAAAACAGAAACCGGAACTTAAAACCAGGGAAAGGGAATGCCTTGCCAAAGAAGATGCGCGTTACATTTTGCCTCTTTCCACAAAAACCCAAATGGGAATGACAATTAATGCCCGTTCTCTGGAAAATCTCTTGAGGCGTTTAAGTAAAAGTCCCTTAAAAGAAGCGGCTGAACTGAAGGAATTATTATATACAAAGGTTTCAGCAATTGCCCCATCTTTAATTCGTTATATAGATAATGATGACTACACAGGTAAAGTGGACTTGGAAAAGGTTGGTTTTACTGGTTTTCTACAGCAGGAATTGCCTTGGGTGAAAGAACTGGATTTGGAAAATAAAGTGAGGGTTATTAACCTTCCTGCTAATGCTGATGACACTATTTTAGCAAGTATTATCTACCAGCAGGGAGAATTGAACTGGAATGAAACTAAGGAAACGGTTGCCCATTTACCCAGAATAATTAAACAGCAACTCTGGAATCAGGTTTTTAAAGACCTGAAACCCTGGCATAAAGTTCCCCGTGCCTTTGAGACAGTTGATTTCAGCTTTGAACTTACTATGAGCGAAAGTTGCTGGGCTCAATTTAAACGACATCGCTATTGTACTGTTTTGCGTAAAGCGGGAAGTTCTTTAGCAGCAAAAATTCCTCCTGCCATTAAAGCTATTAACAGGGAAAATATATGGACCAAACTGAATAATAAAATTATTAGAATGGGCAGTGCACTTCCCCCCAAATTGGCATATCTAAACCCTTATTTTAGAACTAATGCTTCTATTGTTACCGTTTTTGTGAAAATGAACTTACGGGAAATATATCATTTTGTGCGGTTGAGGAGTGACGAAAATGCCCAATGGGAAATTAGAGAGCTGTCACAATTAATGGCTGCACAAGTTAAAAAAAATGCTCCGCAAGCCGCTTCATTCCTTTGTGGAAAAAGCGAAATGAATAGATAAAAAGGGTTGAGAATAGCGGAAGATTGATGTCCCCATCAACTACCTGTAGGAAAAAGGTTGTGAAGGTTGAGAGAATAAAGAAAGTTGAGAAGGTTTAGATGCCCTTTTGCTCTCCGCTCTTTTCCTTCTGCAAAAAAGCCCAAAGGGCGATACAATCATAGCGATGGTAGCGTAAGCCCCTCGTAAAATGTAAGCCCCGACTTCTTTTTTCTTTTCATCTTCCCATTTTCCAAAAGCTCCAAAGGGCGACACAATCATAGCGATGGTGGCGTTAGCCCCTCGTAAAAAAGTAAGAAACAACCATCTATCTTTTTCCACTGTTCCCCGATATAAATATCCTGAAAATCCCCTTCCTCCCATTCCTTCCAGAGCTAATAAATCTTGATAGTTATTTGCTTGATATATAGTAAATTCTGTAACGACTCCGTAACACTTCCGTAACACTTCCCTTGTCTCGTTACGGAGTTGTTACTTGGTTGTTACTTGATTATAAGAAGATGAAGCAAGCTGAAAAAGATAATAAATTAAAGGCGAAGCACTTAACAGGAGTGCTGTAAACGATAATATACTTCCTTTTTGGTTGATCGGGATTCGGTAGCTCCATAATGAAATAATATTATTATTATATTTTATCTTCCTATTGAAGTAAAAATCATTATTACCTGTCGTTCCTACGGAACTCTCTCTAAAAGAAGGAGATATGTTGTTTTTATTTACTCTTTGCACCGGGTTTCAACCCGGTAATAAAAGATAACCCTACAAACTATTAGCTCTTGTCTCCGCCAATTCCATAAGTAAGAAAGATATTATAGAAAAGTTTCAACCTGACGAAGAAATAATGCTACAAAAGAGAAAAAGTTCCGTAGGAACGACAGATACTAACAACGGGTTTGGAACCCGGTGAAAGGAATGCAGAATAATCATTATCTCTTTTTCCGAAAAAAAGTTCCGGAGGAACGACAGATATTATAGAAGGGCTTCAACCCGGAGAAGAAAAGTCAATTTTTGCTTTTGGTTTGCTGAATTCTAATTCCCCATAAATTATGGACAATTATTTTTCAGAGTTCTGCGAACTTTTTAGCAATTTGGAACTTGCCAACCCATTTTTCCTCAACTGCATTATTTATGTTTAAGTAGATAATATTTTCTTTGTAGGCACAAAAATTTTTCTTGTCTTTTTTCAGGATTGTAAATAGTAGGTATCGGAAGAGAAATATAGAAGCGAAGGAACGGTGATCTCTGGCTAATTTTTTTCGGAAGAACGACATCCTGTTGTTCCTCTTACAAGCCAGTTCTTGCGTTATTGTAAGCTTTTCGGCAAGAAGAAAAAGCGAAAACGCTGGTTGACGAGGAACTCAACCTTCCGGATAAAAAAAGTTGGAGATAGTAGTTGCCTACATACATTACAGTCCAGTTGAAAATTATAATATAAAATAAAATATAAAGGAAACAAAAAATGGAACTCTCTAAGCGAGCCCGAGAAATTCAGGCATCACCCATCCGTAAATTAAATCCCTATGCCAATTCCGCGAAAAAAAGGGGAATTAAGGTTTATCATCTGAATATTGGTCAGCCCGATTTGCCCACCCCAAAAGAAATGTTAAAGGCATATCACGAATTTTCAGATGAGGTTTTGGAATACGGACCTTCCCAAGGTCTGGATATTTATCGTGAGGGTTTAGTTAAATATTACGGAAATTTAGGTATTGAATTAAAGGTAGATGATATTATTGTAACAACCGGCGGTAGCGAAGCAATAACTTTCGCGATGATGGTTGTTTGCGAAGTTGGAGACGAAATTATTGTTCCTGAACCGTTTTA
Protein-coding regions in this window:
- a CDS encoding glycosyltransferase, which encodes MYNILFYILCVLVSTGCITYLVLCIRFVYGFKHYKPVFSFKKRTVSVVIAARNEAKNLQDLLLCLLNQDYPSELFEVILADDDSEDETAEVANKYIEAGLNLHYLKITGRENVLSPKKKALEDAVYTAQGEIILSTDADCIVPTTWISSMVSLFTDDVSMVAGYSRTLLPDWKKASLVQKYEHLDYALSYIALAGCYTIGKSWACVGQNLAYRRSAFYDVGGFSKIKHLLSGDDVNLLQLMRNKGYKIIFNFSPSSFVYTQPIQSWKQLINKRSRWTSNMKYQLKFNPEFYFILFSLACLYWGGLIMLFFNYKLALFILAYRIIIENIIFNFPRSRFGITKEIMKFYPVWLIIQSFFLVFTMILGQFNIFVWHGKRPNNKRNKNANRNL
- a CDS encoding putative sugar nucleotidyl transferase, whose translation is MQTVIFDDDALSNLYPLTLNRSIGDLRCGITKLRQRLESIFCDSEETCVIIAENLVPLYQERHPDWIINSAVRGEKLYLNSRIVITADAVEQIQKLDFGSCLYAGQNIVAIKVKDTSIFPDVAKLKKKLCNIKLYNCLADIIQDNSRMLMRDYHLHFYDGENYFETEPGVTVLHPYNVWVGEGAEFSPGVILDASEGPVVIDTGARIMANAVLCGPVYLGKKSLVKIGAKIYGGTSIGPVCKVGGEVEGTIFQGYSNKQHDGFLGHSYIGEWVNIGADTNNSDLKNTYKTVAYYSYTHKAKIDSGNQFLGCIIGDHSKTGINCSINTGTVIGIGCNLYGPNLIRDFIPDFSWGEAEKLEKYRFQEFCETAEIVKQRRNLSFTATEKELYKNIYNMRI
- a CDS encoding PSP1 domain-containing protein codes for the protein MPDFIEVIFRTGRIGYYQNTKGLNIQPEDIIVVEVERGDDIAQVIHLGINEEELDAQVLTGKTLSIRRQANSEDLEKMKNLSYEEDKAAKTFLGVLDHYPFEMKLIETIYQFDGNKLTFFFTADGRIDFRNFVRELANIFKTRIELHQTTGRDEARRLGGFGMCGKQYCCGSFLKRFNQVTIKMAKDQNLAGNLTKISGPCGRLLCCLNFEEDFYVEEAKGFPLVGTLVTYQNTKMMVFRLNVLAKKVMLASEEGIIQEIDLDEFSRLPVISVPILEEC
- the rlmN gene encoding 23S rRNA (adenine(2503)-C(2))-methyltransferase RlmN: MLTNIFSLMPEDLAKSIISRQPDLPEYRIKQVLSWLYKFYLNEPEKMTNLPEEFRAFLKTNYSFFLPEIESKLVSQDGAVKYRLLLEDGKIIESVLIPAEKKNTLCLSTQVGCARNCKFCATGKMGLIRNLATQEIIGQVIIASKELKNSGTAKLTNLVLMGMGEPMDNLKNVLMALQILQSNAGFSFSPRRITVSTCGVVPGIIALADSGIKAKLALSLTSAIQSKRRKLMPVSDQYNLIQLKQALLYYLRKTSFRITIEYILIPNFNMDSEDLAALRKFTGDLSCKINFIPYNPGRNSPFRAPTETEIKDFMQRAQKLPQAITLRKSRGADIFGACGQLTKNNLGEKK
- the deoC gene encoding deoxyribose-phosphate aldolase, with translation MKDIPHIAKELFGDNHPAQCNGGHIICLNCYHCHLKFPDQIYDPHQGLASVIDATILKAETKKEEVTELCKTANQYKTASVCVNSHFIPLAKGLLEKPVKSCTVINFPLGASCPQAIVNEAKAVLEIGAEEVDLVQNLSAFLSGDYDNDLQCMQEVVKLCKKHKALLKVILETCYLTEEQIIISCLLAKKAGADFVKTSTGFGTAGATKENVTLMRKVVGPKIGVKAAGGIRTKEQALAMLSAGANRIGASSVKTILQ
- the thyX gene encoding FAD-dependent thymidylate synthase, which translates into the protein MKVNIAGFNIDKELIDKLNSPLATPELISASYARISRSNKSIEELRKEAMKELEKARKTNTNIIFAMGHSSVAEHSVFNIDLIGVSRALTELIQRSRIASFTEKSQRYVTFSKDYVVPAEFANRPKLKQPYKKLMDELFAEYELSFNALNELYKKQKPELKTRERECLAKEDARYILPLSTKTQMGMTINARSLENLLRRLSKSPLKEAAELKELLYTKVSAIAPSLIRYIDNDDYTGKVDLEKVGFTGFLQQELPWVKELDLENKVRVINLPANADDTILASIIYQQGELNWNETKETVAHLPRIIKQQLWNQVFKDLKPWHKVPRAFETVDFSFELTMSESCWAQFKRHRYCTVLRKAGSSLAAKIPPAIKAINRENIWTKLNNKIIRMGSALPPKLAYLNPYFRTNASIVTVFVKMNLREIYHFVRLRSDENAQWEIRELSQLMAAQVKKNAPQAASFLCGKSEMNR